In the genome of Actinomadura graeca, one region contains:
- a CDS encoding M16 family metallopeptidase has product MAEQPLHEHTLGNGMRVVVCEDHVVPLAAVNLWYGVGSRHERAGRTGLAHLFEHLMFQGSANVAEGEHAALLESAGAAFNASTSFERTNYYETVPVSHLELALWLEADRMGTLPAALTQANLDNQRDVVKNERRQRYDNQPYGTAFERLCALTFPQGHPFAHTPIGSMDDLDATTLEDCTDFFATWYAPGNAVLSVVGDVDPEKTLQAVERYFGGIPAGPEQPRARAGDLGPLSGVREETLDEEVPSPAYFAMFTLPTDGGDDIEAAELAVEILGGGSGSRLYDRMVRRDQIATEVWAGVTRLATGQSLAIVDAIGPEPDKISAVLDEELERFAATGPDADETARATAQAERGFLEQTETVTGLANALSQNATQFDDPRRVFTAPGRAAAVTGDAIQQMASRWLAPGARTALTYGGTPS; this is encoded by the coding sequence GTGGCAGAACAGCCGCTGCATGAGCACACGCTCGGCAATGGCATGCGGGTGGTGGTCTGCGAGGACCATGTCGTACCGCTGGCCGCCGTCAACCTCTGGTACGGCGTGGGGTCGCGGCACGAGCGCGCCGGTCGCACCGGGCTCGCCCATCTCTTCGAGCACCTCATGTTCCAGGGGTCGGCGAACGTCGCGGAGGGCGAGCACGCCGCGTTGCTGGAGAGCGCGGGCGCCGCGTTCAACGCCAGCACGTCCTTCGAACGCACCAACTACTACGAGACCGTGCCGGTCAGTCATCTGGAACTCGCCCTCTGGCTGGAGGCGGACCGGATGGGCACGCTGCCCGCCGCGCTGACCCAGGCCAACTTGGACAACCAGCGTGACGTGGTGAAGAACGAACGGCGTCAACGCTATGACAACCAGCCGTACGGAACCGCCTTCGAGCGGCTGTGCGCGCTGACGTTCCCCCAAGGGCATCCGTTCGCGCACACCCCCATCGGCTCCATGGACGACCTGGACGCGACCACCCTCGAAGACTGCACCGACTTCTTCGCCACCTGGTACGCGCCTGGGAACGCCGTCCTGTCGGTCGTCGGTGACGTCGATCCGGAGAAGACCCTGCAGGCGGTAGAGCGCTACTTCGGCGGCATACCCGCGGGCCCGGAGCAGCCGCGCGCGCGCGCCGGGGACCTCGGCCCGCTGTCCGGTGTGAGGGAGGAGACCCTCGACGAGGAGGTCCCCTCCCCCGCCTACTTCGCGATGTTCACGCTCCCCACCGACGGCGGCGACGACATCGAGGCCGCGGAGCTCGCCGTGGAGATCCTCGGCGGCGGCTCCGGGTCGCGCCTCTACGACCGCATGGTGCGCCGCGACCAGATCGCCACGGAGGTGTGGGCGGGCGTGACCCGGCTGGCGACCGGCCAGTCCCTCGCCATCGTGGACGCGATCGGGCCGGAGCCCGACAAGATCTCCGCCGTGCTCGACGAGGAGCTGGAGCGGTTCGCCGCCACGGGACCCGACGCCGACGAGACGGCCCGCGCCACCGCGCAGGCCGAGCGCGGCTTCCTGGAGCAGACCGAGACCGTCACCGGGCTCGCCAACGCCCTCTCCCAGAACGCCACCCAGTTCGACGACCCCCGCCGGGTCTTCACCGCCCCCGGCCGCGCCGCGGCCGTCACCGGGGACGCGATCCAGCAGATGGCGTCCCGCTGGCTCGCGCCCGGTGCCCGCACCGCCCTGACCTACGGAGGTACGCCGTCGTGA
- a CDS encoding STAS domain-containing protein, which translates to MDFAVEHRTEKGVTVVKISGEIDVFTSPRLREALLDIIENGGLHLVVDLGEVTFLDSTGLGVLVGIYHRLRAREGTMSFVGVNDRVRRVFHVTQLTKIFVLHHSLEDAIAAHESTAS; encoded by the coding sequence GTGGACTTCGCCGTCGAACACCGCACCGAGAAGGGCGTCACCGTCGTCAAGATCAGCGGCGAGATCGACGTCTTCACGAGCCCCCGGCTGCGCGAGGCGCTGCTCGACATCATCGAGAACGGCGGCCTCCACCTGGTGGTGGACCTCGGCGAGGTGACGTTCCTGGACTCCACCGGCCTCGGCGTCCTGGTCGGCATCTACCACCGCCTGCGCGCGCGTGAGGGGACCATGTCCTTCGTGGGGGTGAACGACCGCGTCCGCCGGGTCTTCCACGTCACCCAGCTCACCAAGATCTTCGTCCTGCACCACTCTCTGGAGGACGCGATCGCGGCGCACGAATCCACTGCGTCCTGA
- a CDS encoding ATP-binding protein produces the protein MTSRHAHDDTRWELGPVAGPVSPQAPAAQSTAVPESHDLPPLLASGLRALTAMEFPAVSFTVTPDPESVTDARHFALSCLTDWGVPVLADDVGLVVSELVTNALRHSGRATGGRPGGDVHCEGVYDDPADPLGSAPSAIRLRLVHRAPWLLCGILDSSRAAPRRREPDYIAETGRGLHLVESFSVRWGWRTLPQGKIVWALFRSP, from the coding sequence ATGACGTCACGGCACGCGCACGACGACACACGGTGGGAGCTCGGCCCCGTCGCGGGGCCGGTGAGCCCACAGGCCCCTGCCGCGCAGTCGACCGCCGTGCCCGAGTCGCACGATCTGCCGCCGCTTCTGGCCAGCGGCCTGAGGGCGCTGACGGCGATGGAGTTCCCCGCCGTCTCCTTCACGGTCACGCCGGATCCGGAGTCGGTCACCGACGCGCGGCACTTCGCCCTGTCATGCCTCACCGATTGGGGTGTGCCGGTGCTGGCCGACGACGTCGGGCTGGTGGTCTCGGAACTCGTCACCAACGCGTTGCGGCACAGCGGCAGGGCGACCGGCGGGCGGCCCGGCGGCGACGTGCACTGCGAGGGCGTGTACGACGACCCGGCCGACCCGCTGGGCTCGGCGCCCTCGGCGATCAGGCTGCGGCTCGTCCACCGCGCGCCGTGGTTGCTCTGCGGGATCCTGGATTCCAGCCGGGCGGCGCCGCGCCGCAGGGAACCCGACTACATCGCGGAGACCGGGCGGGGCCTGCACCTCGTCGAGTCGTTCAGCGTGCGCTGGGGCTGGCGGACGCTGCCCCAAGGCAAGATCGTCTGGGCGCTGTTCCGTTCTCCGTGA
- a CDS encoding helix-turn-helix domain-containing protein — translation MREEKGVTRQDAGYVIRASESKISRLELGRVSFKERDVDDLLTLYGVGDKTERESLLQLAREANTPGWWHRYNDVLPNWFQTYVGLEESAALIRTYELQFVPGLLQSEGYARAVIRLGNAGAAEHEIDQRVELRLQRQERLTGPDAPRLWAVLDEGALRRPIGGPEVMRGQFEHLIEMSKLPNVTIQIMPFRFGGHAAEGGAFTILRFPEQDLPDVVYVENLTGAMYLDKRDDVDTYLQAMERLCVDSATPERTVELLGDLLRET, via the coding sequence TTGCGCGAAGAGAAGGGCGTGACCCGTCAGGACGCCGGCTACGTCATCCGTGCGTCGGAGTCGAAGATCAGCCGCCTGGAGCTCGGGCGCGTCAGCTTCAAAGAACGAGACGTGGACGACCTGCTCACGCTGTACGGCGTCGGCGACAAGACCGAACGCGAGTCGCTGCTACAGCTGGCGCGGGAGGCCAACACCCCCGGTTGGTGGCACCGGTACAACGACGTTCTGCCCAACTGGTTCCAGACCTACGTGGGCCTGGAGGAGTCGGCGGCGTTGATCCGCACATATGAACTGCAGTTCGTCCCGGGACTGCTGCAGTCGGAGGGGTATGCGCGTGCGGTCATCCGCCTGGGCAACGCCGGAGCCGCCGAACACGAGATAGACCAGCGCGTCGAGCTGCGCCTGCAACGCCAGGAGAGGCTCACAGGCCCGGACGCACCGCGCCTGTGGGCGGTACTGGACGAGGGGGCGCTCCGGCGCCCCATCGGCGGACCGGAAGTGATGCGGGGCCAGTTCGAGCATCTCATCGAGATGTCCAAGCTGCCCAACGTCACCATCCAGATCATGCCGTTCAGGTTCGGCGGGCACGCCGCCGAGGGTGGCGCCTTCACGATCCTGCGTTTTCCCGAGCAGGATCTGCCGGACGTGGTTTACGTCGAGAACCTCACCGGCGCGATGTACCTGGACAAGCGCGACGATGTCGACACGTATCTGCAGGCGATGGAACGCCTCTGCGTCGACAGTGCGACCCCGGAGCGCACCGTCGAGCTTCTTGGTGATCTTCTCAGAGAGACATGA
- a CDS encoding DUF397 domain-containing protein, with product MLQTQHGHITAGTNDYDNGMPATKLLGAQWLKSRRSNSQGNCVELAELPGGQVAMRNSRHPEGPALIYTRPEIEALILGAKDGDFDHLIASRN from the coding sequence ATGCTCCAGACCCAACACGGCCACATCACGGCCGGTACGAACGACTACGACAACGGCATGCCCGCCACCAAGCTCCTCGGCGCGCAATGGCTGAAGTCCCGGCGAAGCAACTCCCAGGGGAACTGCGTCGAGCTCGCCGAACTGCCCGGCGGGCAGGTCGCGATGCGCAACTCCCGCCACCCCGAAGGCCCCGCCCTCATCTACACCCGCCCCGAGATCGAAGCGCTCATCCTCGGTGCCAAGGACGGCGACTTCGACCACCTCATCGCCTCCCGAAACTAG
- a CDS encoding rhodanese-like domain-containing protein: MTATIDRVGLHNAIKDGSVTVVDALPASYYAQQHLPGALNLVEDEVADRAAALLPDKDAAIVTYCSNTACANSKAVALRLEKLGYTNVRTYREGIQDWTEAGLPTETG; encoded by the coding sequence ATGACCGCCACCATCGACCGCGTCGGCCTGCACAACGCCATCAAGGACGGCTCGGTGACCGTCGTCGACGCGCTGCCCGCGTCCTACTACGCCCAGCAGCACCTTCCCGGCGCCCTCAACCTCGTGGAGGACGAGGTCGCCGACCGTGCGGCGGCCCTGCTGCCGGACAAGGACGCGGCGATCGTCACCTACTGCTCCAACACCGCGTGCGCCAACAGCAAGGCCGTCGCGCTGCGTCTGGAGAAGCTCGGCTACACCAACGTCCGCACCTACCGCGAGGGCATCCAGGACTGGACGGAGGCGGGCCTCCCCACGGAGACCGGCTGA
- a CDS encoding TetR/AcrR family transcriptional regulator has translation MDHGPVGKGVRDLELMRTPPPRERADAARNRAKVLAAAARLFAEQGVESVSMDAVAAAAGVGKGTLFRRFGDKAGLAAALLDDRERELQDAILSGPSPLGPGGTDEAVPPSERLHAFADAYLDYVLDHLSLVRMSETASPGARYRIGAYRFWHRHLAVLLDRTVPDSEAVAHALLAPLGGEHLTAMVEALGAERARAAVHRVFELGAK, from the coding sequence ATGGACCACGGTCCGGTTGGCAAGGGGGTCCGGGACCTCGAACTGATGCGGACGCCGCCGCCCCGGGAGCGCGCGGACGCCGCCCGCAACCGCGCGAAGGTGCTCGCCGCCGCCGCGCGGCTGTTCGCCGAGCAGGGGGTCGAGTCCGTGTCGATGGACGCGGTCGCCGCGGCCGCCGGGGTGGGCAAGGGGACCCTCTTCCGCCGCTTCGGCGACAAGGCCGGCCTGGCGGCCGCTCTGCTGGACGATCGCGAACGCGAGTTGCAGGACGCGATCTTGTCCGGCCCGTCCCCGCTCGGTCCCGGCGGGACGGACGAGGCCGTCCCGCCGTCCGAGCGCCTGCACGCCTTCGCCGACGCCTACCTGGACTACGTCCTGGACCACCTGTCCCTGGTGCGGATGTCGGAGACGGCCTCGCCGGGCGCCCGCTATCGCATCGGCGCCTACCGCTTCTGGCACCGGCACTTGGCCGTCCTGCTCGATCGGACCGTCCCGGACTCCGAGGCCGTGGCACATGCGCTGCTCGCCCCTCTCGGTGGCGAACACCTCACCGCGATGGTCGAGGCCCTTGGCGCGGAACGCGCGCGCGCCGCTGTCCACAGAGTGTTCGAACTGGGCGCGAAATAA